A region from the Simiduia sp. 21SJ11W-1 genome encodes:
- the thiC gene encoding phosphomethylpyrimidine synthase ThiC, with amino-acid sequence MPNDTHAQSNRHTISTGPLPGSKKHYLQGSRPDLNVPVREISLADTRLKDDGVEKNPPVRVYDTSGPYTDESATINVNAGLAKLRSHWISERADTQPLSEPSAPYSRQRAQNIAFEQFRFNGNHEPRIAKAGRNVTQMHYARAGIITPEMEYIALRENMARAQQSNTPVYAEQHPGESLGANIGPEITPEFVRQEVAEGRAIIPANINHPELEPMIIGRNFHIKINANIGNSAVTSSIEEEVEKLVWATRWGADTVMDLSTGQHIHETREWIIRNSPVPIGTVPIYQALEKVGGIAEDLTWDIFKETLIEQAEQGVSYFTIHAGVLLRYIPMTANRLTGIVSRGGSIMAKWCLAHHKENFLYTHFEDICEIMKRYDVSFSLGDGLRPGCLQDANDEAQFSELRTLGELTEIAWRHDVQTMIEGPGHVPMHMVQANMTEQLKHCKGAPFYTLGPLITDISPGYDHFSSGIGAAMIGWMGCAMLCYVTPKEHLGLPNRDDVKQGIIAYKIAAHAGDLAKGMPGAQVRDNALSKARFEFRWEDQFNLSLDPDTARAYHDETLPKEGHKLAHFCSMCGPKFCSMKITQDVRDYAEAQAAQSGMAEKSAEFRDTGSALYQEA; translated from the coding sequence ATGCCGAACGATACACACGCCCAATCAAATCGCCACACCATTTCCACGGGCCCATTGCCCGGTTCAAAAAAACACTACCTGCAGGGTAGCCGCCCCGATTTAAACGTGCCTGTGCGCGAAATTTCGCTGGCCGATACCCGCTTAAAAGACGACGGCGTTGAAAAAAACCCTCCGGTACGCGTGTACGACACTTCCGGCCCCTATACCGATGAAAGCGCAACTATTAATGTCAATGCGGGCCTGGCAAAGCTGCGTAGCCATTGGATTAGCGAGCGCGCAGACACCCAACCGCTCAGCGAACCCAGCGCGCCCTACAGCCGCCAACGGGCACAGAACATCGCCTTTGAACAGTTTCGCTTTAATGGCAACCACGAACCCCGCATAGCCAAAGCCGGCCGCAACGTTACCCAAATGCACTATGCCCGCGCCGGTATCATCACCCCTGAAATGGAATACATTGCACTGCGCGAAAATATGGCGCGCGCGCAGCAAAGCAATACCCCTGTGTATGCAGAGCAACACCCGGGCGAAAGTTTAGGCGCCAACATCGGGCCTGAAATAACCCCCGAATTTGTGCGCCAGGAAGTGGCCGAAGGGCGCGCCATTATTCCGGCGAACATCAACCACCCCGAACTTGAACCGATGATTATCGGGCGCAATTTCCACATAAAAATCAACGCCAATATCGGCAATTCGGCGGTGACTTCATCCATTGAAGAAGAAGTGGAAAAACTCGTATGGGCCACCCGCTGGGGCGCCGACACGGTGATGGATTTATCCACCGGCCAGCACATTCACGAAACCCGCGAGTGGATTATTCGCAACTCGCCCGTACCCATTGGCACAGTGCCCATCTATCAGGCGTTGGAAAAGGTTGGCGGTATTGCAGAAGATCTCACCTGGGATATTTTTAAAGAAACCCTCATTGAGCAGGCCGAACAAGGGGTGAGCTACTTCACCATTCACGCAGGCGTGTTGTTGCGCTACATCCCCATGACTGCCAATCGCCTGACGGGCATAGTCTCGCGTGGCGGCTCGATCATGGCCAAGTGGTGCCTGGCCCACCACAAGGAAAATTTTTTATACACCCACTTTGAAGACATCTGCGAAATCATGAAGCGCTACGATGTGTCGTTTTCTTTGGGCGACGGCCTACGCCCGGGCTGCCTGCAAGACGCCAATGACGAAGCGCAATTTTCAGAACTGCGCACACTGGGCGAGCTCACAGAAATCGCCTGGCGCCACGATGTGCAAACCATGATTGAAGGCCCGGGCCATGTGCCCATGCACATGGTGCAGGCAAACATGACCGAGCAACTCAAGCACTGCAAAGGCGCACCCTTTTACACACTCGGCCCGCTCATTACCGACATAAGCCCGGGCTACGATCATTTTTCATCGGGCATAGGTGCGGCCATGATTGGCTGGATGGGTTGCGCCATGTTGTGTTACGTCACCCCCAAAGAGCACCTGGGCCTGCCCAACCGCGACGATGTAAAGCAAGGCATTATTGCCTACAAGATTGCCGCCCACGCAGGCGACTTGGCCAAGGGCATGCCCGGCGCCCAGGTGCGCGACAACGCCCTGTCGAAGGCGCGCTTTGAATTTCGCTGGGAAGATCAGTTCAACCTGAGCCTAGACCCAGACACAGCGCGCGCCTATCACGATGAAACCCTGCCCAAAGAAGGCCACAAGCTCGCCCACTTTTGCTCTATGTGCGGGCCCAAGTTCTGCTCCATGAAAATTACCCAGGATGTGCGCGACTACGCCGAAGCCCAAGCGGCGCAATCGGGCATGGCGGAAAAATCGGCCGAGTTTCGAGACACCGGCAGCGCCCTCTACCAGGAGGCGTAG
- a CDS encoding TonB-dependent receptor, translating into MHIRPLLAVSLCSTLGASLPLTLAASPSVLETITVTATQEAARLADTAASVGVLSAETLAELNGVHAADSLNRIAGVNLAQLGSTGSGVAAAIRQPMSYGPVYLYLENNVPTRSAAFFNHNALYEVNTAQADGVEIIKGPGSALYGSEAIGGVVNLLNGQPADASFTRANLEAGEFGFKRLQIKAAQVDENDAVGGTVEWLSSDGWRDHTAYEKVTGVLSWATEVGEFEVNSVLSASHIDNESGGSGLRESDYLNEPEKAGNLIGYRDVSAVRLTSEWRTSLGAGELTLTPFARHNRLEYLATWALNTGRETCKPWLNPACQLDSQDAHINANGHDSLGVNAKYKQDTEAAFWIAGIDTDRSRGDTLQTYIVRTDTDPGDYWLSYQEQQALYDYRVDFLSLSPYLHTEAELWEGLRLSAGLRYDWVSYNYHTRLAPESALESIHKRPADTEITQSHLSPKLGATWDISPNLNAYAAYRHAFRIATESQLFRAGRTVNSTELEPVKADSVEIGIRGLMGDWLNTELSIYHMTLHDEIISTTDATGARRNTNAGTTRHRGLELALAADLTEQLQAGFAGTWARHEYVDWQEANNNYSGKQQVMAPEVFTTLWLSYRPGWLKGGRLEAEWRHQSESFIDEANTQTYPGHDLVNLRASYNISQPLTVYANLLNATDERYAETTSKWGPSYSPGRPRTLIAGLNYRF; encoded by the coding sequence ATGCACATCCGGCCACTGCTCGCTGTAAGCCTTTGCAGTACCCTTGGCGCAAGCCTGCCGCTCACACTCGCCGCCAGCCCATCGGTGCTGGAAACCATAACCGTTACCGCCACCCAAGAGGCTGCGCGGCTGGCAGATACCGCAGCCTCAGTGGGCGTGCTTTCCGCTGAAACGCTAGCGGAGCTCAACGGAGTACACGCCGCAGACAGCTTAAACCGCATTGCCGGCGTAAACCTGGCCCAGCTTGGCAGCACCGGCAGTGGTGTGGCCGCAGCCATTCGCCAACCTATGTCTTATGGTCCTGTGTATTTGTATCTGGAGAACAATGTACCCACCCGCTCGGCGGCATTTTTTAATCATAACGCGCTCTACGAAGTGAATACCGCCCAAGCCGATGGCGTGGAAATTATCAAAGGCCCGGGCTCTGCACTCTACGGCAGTGAAGCCATTGGCGGTGTGGTTAATTTGTTGAATGGCCAGCCTGCGGATGCGTCCTTCACCCGCGCCAACCTTGAAGCGGGCGAATTCGGTTTTAAGCGCCTACAAATCAAGGCCGCACAAGTGGATGAAAATGATGCCGTTGGCGGCACTGTGGAATGGCTTTCAAGCGACGGCTGGCGCGACCACACAGCCTATGAAAAAGTCACCGGGGTTTTGAGCTGGGCCACAGAGGTGGGTGAGTTCGAGGTGAACTCGGTGCTGAGCGCGAGCCACATTGATAACGAAAGCGGCGGCAGCGGCCTGCGCGAATCAGACTACCTTAACGAGCCTGAGAAAGCGGGCAACCTTATCGGCTATCGCGACGTGAGCGCCGTGCGCTTAACCAGTGAGTGGCGCACAAGCCTTGGCGCGGGTGAGCTTACCCTGACGCCGTTCGCGCGCCACAACCGGCTGGAATACTTGGCCACATGGGCACTCAACACCGGGCGAGAAACCTGTAAACCCTGGCTCAACCCGGCCTGCCAATTAGACTCCCAAGACGCCCACATTAATGCCAACGGCCACGACTCATTGGGCGTTAATGCAAAATACAAACAAGACACAGAGGCAGCTTTTTGGATTGCCGGTATAGACACAGACCGCTCGCGCGGCGACACCCTGCAAACCTACATAGTGCGCACAGATACAGACCCGGGCGACTACTGGTTAAGCTATCAAGAGCAACAGGCGCTATATGATTACCGCGTAGATTTTTTATCGCTCTCACCCTACCTGCACACAGAGGCCGAACTGTGGGAAGGCCTGCGGCTTTCAGCAGGCCTGCGCTACGACTGGGTAAGCTACAACTATCACACCCGGCTTGCCCCTGAAAGCGCCCTTGAATCTATTCACAAACGCCCGGCCGATACCGAGATCACCCAGTCGCATTTAAGCCCCAAGCTTGGCGCCACCTGGGATATTTCACCTAACCTCAACGCCTACGCCGCCTACCGCCACGCGTTTCGCATTGCCACAGAGTCGCAATTATTTCGCGCAGGCCGCACCGTTAATTCAACGGAGCTTGAGCCAGTAAAAGCCGACAGCGTGGAGATTGGTATCCGGGGGCTCATGGGCGATTGGCTCAACACCGAGCTCAGCATTTACCACATGACACTGCATGATGAGATTATCAGCACTACCGATGCCACCGGCGCACGCCGAAATACCAATGCCGGAACTACCCGCCACCGGGGCCTGGAGTTGGCCTTGGCCGCAGACCTCACCGAGCAGCTGCAGGCCGGTTTTGCCGGCACTTGGGCGCGCCACGAGTATGTTGACTGGCAAGAGGCCAACAACAACTACAGCGGCAAGCAACAGGTCATGGCCCCGGAAGTGTTTACCACACTGTGGCTGAGCTATCGTCCGGGTTGGCTAAAAGGCGGGCGCTTAGAAGCCGAATGGCGCCACCAAAGCGAATCGTTCATAGACGAGGCCAACACCCAAACCTACCCCGGCCACGACCTTGTGAATTTGCGGGCAAGTTACAACATCAGCCAGCCACTTACCGTTTATGCAAATCTGCTCAATGCAACCGATGAGCGCTATGCGGAAACCACCAGCAAATGGGGGCCAAGCTATTCACCCGGGCGCCCACGCACACTGATTGCAGGGCTTAATTACCGCTTTTGA
- a CDS encoding GNAT family N-acetyltransferase has product MSHWQCLAFNELSPHLLYQILQARTEVFVVEQQCVYQDIDGKDAAALHLCAWVGSGQPTAADTADNIETAEVPQLLAYARILAPGVSFDDASIGRVMTTRAGRRQKLGRELMQRAMDTVAKHYPGQAITIGAQHYLLNFYQSLGFKPVSPVYDEDGIDHIDMRYTPKPE; this is encoded by the coding sequence ATGAGCCACTGGCAATGCCTGGCATTTAACGAGCTTAGCCCGCACCTGCTGTATCAAATTTTACAGGCGCGTACCGAAGTGTTTGTGGTGGAGCAACAGTGCGTCTACCAAGACATAGACGGCAAAGATGCAGCCGCACTGCACCTGTGCGCCTGGGTGGGTAGCGGCCAGCCAACAGCAGCTGACACCGCAGATAATATTGAAACTGCAGAGGTGCCGCAGCTACTTGCCTACGCGCGCATACTGGCACCGGGCGTGAGTTTTGACGATGCCTCCATCGGCCGGGTAATGACAACGCGCGCCGGACGCCGCCAGAAACTTGGGCGCGAACTGATGCAGCGGGCAATGGATACCGTGGCCAAACACTACCCGGGCCAGGCCATCACCATAGGCGCACAACATTATTTACTGAATTTTTACCAATCGCTTGGCTTTAAACCTGTTTCGCCTGTGTACGATGAAGACGGCATAGACCACATAGACATGCGCTACACACCCAAGCCTGAGTAA
- a CDS encoding D-2-hydroxyacid dehydrogenase produces MSHPLLFREIAMPQCEPKTQPLSCASGAPKCLIAAPDAGDILAALVHQGLLTPAQVHVAVTSAEVAQYIGEVDIVCGKPAWLAPHLHLAQKLRWLQSTFAGVEPLMVAGLPRNYQLTGVKGIFGPLMREYVFGKLLEIFRHFGCYHRQQQQTLWRPHAYQGLAGRTLMVVGLGSIGAELVHTGQHFGMRTLGVNSTGQSGLPLDGCYALDDLQQGVGSDALASADAIVFALPGTPALTGVVDAQFLKALKPGAVLVNVGRGQLIDERALLAALKAGQLQAAVLDVFTQEPLPEDHPFWRAPNLHLTPHISALTFTADIARIFADNYQRFQAGKPLLHAIDFARGY; encoded by the coding sequence ATGTCGCACCCCTTGCTGTTTCGTGAGATTGCCATGCCGCAATGTGAGCCTAAAACCCAGCCGCTAAGTTGCGCTTCAGGCGCGCCCAAGTGCCTGATTGCAGCCCCTGATGCCGGCGACATATTGGCAGCACTTGTGCATCAAGGGTTGCTCACCCCTGCACAGGTGCATGTGGCGGTAACTTCCGCTGAGGTTGCCCAATATATTGGCGAAGTTGACATTGTGTGTGGCAAGCCAGCCTGGCTTGCGCCTCATCTGCACCTTGCGCAAAAGCTTCGCTGGCTGCAATCCACCTTTGCCGGTGTAGAGCCGTTAATGGTGGCGGGCTTGCCGCGCAATTACCAACTCACGGGCGTGAAAGGTATTTTTGGCCCATTAATGCGCGAGTATGTATTTGGCAAATTGCTGGAAATATTTCGCCACTTTGGCTGCTATCACCGTCAACAACAGCAAACGCTTTGGCGCCCGCACGCCTACCAGGGCTTGGCCGGGCGTACATTGATGGTGGTGGGGTTAGGGTCTATTGGCGCAGAACTTGTACACACTGGCCAACACTTTGGCATGCGCACGCTCGGGGTTAACAGCACCGGCCAAAGCGGGTTGCCCCTTGATGGGTGCTATGCGCTGGATGATTTGCAACAAGGCGTGGGGTCAGATGCGCTGGCCTCTGCCGATGCCATTGTTTTTGCATTGCCCGGTACACCCGCACTTACAGGTGTTGTAGACGCACAGTTTTTAAAGGCGTTAAAACCCGGCGCCGTGCTGGTGAATGTGGGGCGCGGGCAATTGATAGATGAGCGTGCGCTGTTGGCCGCGCTAAAAGCAGGCCAATTACAAGCGGCGGTATTGGATGTGTTTACACAAGAGCCGCTACCCGAAGACCACCCCTTTTGGCGCGCGCCAAACCTGCACCTGACGCCGCACATTTCAGCGCTCACGTTTACAGCGGATATCGCACGAATATTTGCCGACAATTATCAGCGGTTCCAGGCGGGTAAGCCGTTGCTGCACGCGATTGATTTTGCCCGTGGTTATTGA
- a CDS encoding Lrp/AsnC family transcriptional regulator, with product MANYIPDATDRKILDILQGNATIPNIELADKVCLSPSPCSRRVKNLRDEGFIRQAVTLLEPSKVGLPVSVFIQVTLNHQVKSELETFENTVNEWQEVMECYLMTGDFDYLIRVVVPDLQTYQRFLDDKLTQMPGIDHIKSSFSIKQVRYKTELPLEFMPR from the coding sequence ATGGCCAACTACATTCCCGATGCAACAGACCGCAAAATCCTGGACATTCTTCAGGGCAACGCCACCATTCCGAACATCGAACTAGCAGACAAGGTGTGCCTGTCGCCCTCGCCCTGTTCACGTCGGGTAAAAAACCTGCGCGATGAAGGTTTTATTCGCCAGGCGGTTACGCTGCTTGAGCCCTCCAAAGTAGGCCTGCCGGTAAGCGTATTTATTCAGGTCACCTTGAATCATCAGGTAAAAAGCGAGCTGGAAACCTTCGAAAACACCGTTAACGAATGGCAGGAAGTAATGGAGTGCTATTTGATGACAGGCGACTTCGACTACCTGATTCGCGTGGTGGTACCTGACCTGCAAACCTACCAACGTTTTCTTGACGACAAGCTCACTCAAATGCCCGGCATAGACCACATCAAATCGAGCTTCTCCATAAAACAGGTTCGCTACAAAACCGAGCTGCCGCTGGAGTTTATGCCCCGCTAA
- the putA gene encoding bifunctional proline dehydrogenase/L-glutamate gamma-semialdehyde dehydrogenase PutA, protein MNHTLEALRDKARLYTYADEDQCVRELLSQANLPAQTREGILRFGRELVLESRNHRNKRGTLDAFLEEFGLSNREGIALMCLAEALLRIPDGETADKLIAEKVASGNWKDHMGQSDSLFVNASTWGLMLTGKVIRLGNEITGQTTNWFKDLAGRMGEPMIRTAMLQAMKIMGSQYVLGRTIKEGMNRGAGQPAATRFSFDMLGEGARNQQDADRYFADYQKAIAAIAKHNKANNVIDADGISIKISALHARYQYSQSERVFEELLPRIKQLAAQAKDANMGFNIDAEEAERLDLSLDIFAALARDPDLANWDGLGFVLQAYQKRAPHIARWLIELARETQRNFMVRLVKGAYWDTEIKHAQELGLRDYPVYTRKANSDLSYQICARILLDAPDAIFPQFATHNAHTVATIVHLVKPGQPYEFQRLHGMGQLMFEQVQAAHPGTAVRVYAPIGAHKDLLPYLVRRLLENGANSSFVNRFMDDDTPAEWLVPDIALKVASFNPYRHPAIAVPADLFAQSEMPRPNAPGFNLEHIEHSNWLLEKTNLLVEKQYEAAPIVNGEQLEGEARKLRSPANPNIVVGEVIDADAKVVDAALSAACSAQPKWNSLGGEHRALILNMVGELIEANYAELISLISREAGRTLNDGISEVREAIDFCHYYAASARQHFSTPSSLTGPTGEVNELSLHGRGVFVCISPWNFPLAIFVGQVAAALVAGNAVIAKPAEQTPLVAAFTVALMHQAGVPKDVLHLLIGDGAAIGKHLLSDSRIGGVAFTGSTETARIINLQLAQKPGPIVPFIAETGGLNAMIACSSALPEQLVDDVITSAFLSAGQRCSALRVLFLQQDIADRTLELLTGACDELRLGNPWELSTDMGPVIDEDALKLLTDHMARMEKEAKVLYRYPADKVPAEGSFFGPHIVELKELAQLEREVFGPVLHVIRYKTGELDKVLAQINNSGYGLTLGLHSRVEATAKKVFSQARVGNTYINRNMVGAVVGVNPFGGQGLSGTGPKAGGPLYVRRFATERTYTNNVSATGGNIALFSVAGSDEPPLPVRQL, encoded by the coding sequence ATGAATCACACTCTTGAAGCGCTGCGCGATAAAGCGCGCCTGTACACCTACGCCGACGAAGATCAGTGCGTGCGGGAATTGCTGAGTCAGGCCAATCTGCCCGCCCAAACCCGCGAGGGCATTTTGCGGTTTGGCCGTGAGCTGGTGCTGGAGTCGCGCAACCACCGCAACAAGCGCGGCACGCTGGATGCCTTTCTGGAAGAATTTGGCCTGTCTAACCGCGAAGGCATCGCGCTGATGTGCCTGGCCGAAGCGCTGCTGCGCATCCCCGACGGTGAAACCGCCGATAAACTCATTGCCGAAAAAGTGGCCAGCGGCAATTGGAAAGATCACATGGGCCAATCGGATTCACTGTTTGTGAATGCCTCCACCTGGGGCCTGATGCTCACCGGCAAAGTGATTCGCCTGGGCAATGAAATCACCGGCCAAACCACCAACTGGTTTAAAGATTTGGCCGGCCGCATGGGCGAGCCGATGATTCGCACCGCCATGCTGCAGGCCATGAAAATTATGGGCAGCCAATACGTGCTGGGCCGCACCATTAAAGAAGGCATGAACCGCGGCGCAGGCCAGCCTGCGGCCACGCGCTTTTCTTTCGATATGCTCGGTGAAGGCGCGCGCAACCAGCAAGATGCCGATCGCTACTTTGCCGACTACCAAAAAGCCATTGCCGCCATTGCCAAGCACAACAAAGCCAACAACGTGATTGATGCAGACGGCATATCCATTAAAATTTCTGCCCTGCATGCGCGCTACCAATACTCGCAAAGCGAGCGCGTGTTTGAAGAGCTGCTGCCGCGCATCAAACAATTGGCAGCCCAAGCCAAAGACGCCAACATGGGCTTTAACATTGATGCCGAAGAAGCCGAGCGGCTGGATTTATCGCTCGATATTTTTGCAGCACTCGCGCGCGACCCAGACCTTGCCAACTGGGATGGCCTGGGCTTTGTTTTGCAGGCCTACCAAAAGCGTGCGCCCCACATTGCCCGCTGGTTAATTGAGCTGGCACGGGAAACCCAGCGCAACTTCATGGTGCGGCTGGTGAAAGGCGCCTACTGGGATACCGAAATCAAACACGCCCAAGAGCTTGGCCTGCGCGACTACCCGGTGTACACCCGCAAAGCCAACTCGGATTTAAGCTACCAGATTTGTGCGCGTATTTTGCTGGATGCACCAGATGCCATCTTCCCGCAATTTGCCACCCATAACGCCCACACTGTGGCCACCATTGTGCATTTGGTGAAGCCTGGCCAGCCCTACGAATTCCAGCGCTTGCACGGCATGGGCCAACTGATGTTTGAACAGGTACAAGCTGCACACCCGGGCACGGCCGTGCGCGTGTATGCACCCATTGGCGCCCACAAAGATCTGCTGCCTTACCTGGTGCGCAGGCTGCTGGAAAACGGCGCCAACTCGTCGTTTGTAAACCGCTTCATGGACGACGACACACCGGCCGAATGGCTGGTGCCCGACATCGCCTTGAAAGTGGCAAGCTTCAACCCCTACCGCCACCCCGCCATTGCGGTGCCGGCAGATCTGTTCGCCCAAAGTGAAATGCCGCGCCCGAACGCGCCAGGCTTTAACCTTGAACACATAGAGCACAGCAATTGGCTGCTGGAAAAAACCAACCTGCTGGTTGAAAAGCAATACGAAGCCGCGCCCATTGTTAACGGCGAGCAGCTAGAGGGCGAAGCCCGCAAACTGCGCAGCCCCGCCAACCCGAATATTGTGGTGGGCGAAGTGATAGATGCAGACGCCAAGGTTGTAGACGCCGCCCTAAGCGCGGCCTGCAGCGCCCAGCCCAAATGGAACAGCCTGGGGGGCGAGCACCGCGCACTTATTCTCAATATGGTGGGCGAGCTGATTGAGGCGAACTACGCAGAACTCATCAGCCTAATCAGCCGCGAGGCGGGCCGCACCTTGAACGACGGCATCAGCGAAGTGCGCGAAGCCATCGACTTCTGCCATTACTATGCCGCCAGTGCCCGCCAGCACTTTTCAACACCCAGCTCGCTCACTGGCCCCACCGGTGAAGTGAACGAACTTTCCCTGCACGGGCGCGGCGTGTTTGTGTGCATCAGCCCGTGGAATTTCCCGCTCGCCATTTTTGTGGGCCAGGTGGCCGCAGCGCTGGTAGCTGGCAATGCGGTAATTGCCAAGCCCGCTGAGCAAACGCCACTGGTGGCTGCATTTACTGTGGCACTCATGCACCAGGCGGGCGTGCCGAAAGATGTATTGCACCTGCTCATTGGCGATGGCGCAGCCATCGGCAAACATTTGTTAAGCGATAGCCGCATTGGCGGCGTTGCCTTTACAGGCTCTACCGAAACGGCGCGCATCATCAATTTACAGCTGGCCCAAAAACCCGGCCCCATTGTGCCCTTTATTGCAGAAACCGGCGGCCTGAACGCCATGATTGCCTGCTCTTCTGCGCTGCCGGAACAGTTGGTAGACGACGTGATAACTTCGGCATTTTTGAGCGCAGGTCAGCGATGTTCTGCCTTGCGCGTGCTGTTTTTACAGCAAGACATTGCCGATCGCACCCTGGAACTTCTCACCGGTGCCTGCGACGAACTGCGCCTGGGCAACCCCTGGGAACTCAGCACCGACATGGGCCCGGTAATCGATGAAGACGCATTAAAGCTGCTCACCGATCACATGGCGCGCATGGAAAAAGAAGCCAAGGTTCTCTACCGCTACCCGGCAGACAAAGTGCCTGCGGAGGGCTCCTTCTTTGGCCCACACATTGTTGAGCTAAAAGAACTCGCGCAGTTAGAGCGTGAAGTGTTCGGCCCGGTACTGCACGTAATCCGCTACAAAACCGGCGAGCTCGACAAGGTACTGGCGCAAATTAACAACAGCGGTTACGGCCTGACCCTGGGCTTGCACTCGCGCGTTGAAGCCACGGCGAAAAAAGTCTTTAGCCAGGCGCGGGTGGGCAACACCTACATCAACCGCAACATGGTGGGCGCCGTTGTGGGCGTAAACCCCTTTGGCGGCCAGGGCCTTTCAGGTACCGGCCCCAAAGCGGGCGGCCCCTTGTATGTGCGCCGCTTTGCCACTGAGCGCACCTATACCAACAATGTGTCTGCAACCGGTGGCAACATTGCACTGTTTAGCGTTGCCGGCAGCGATGAACCCCCACTGCCGGTGCGCCAACTGTAA
- a CDS encoding PepSY-associated TM helix domain-containing protein: MKAFTQWCLRHHQRLGLWAWLFIACWALSGLAHPILSRINPTAQATGTLLQPQAEHHIEPQAIASALGPFTHLRVFNHQQRLLLQLDHTRFADAATLAPLANFEQNYAVDLARHFAGEPEATVAAITKISAFDDDYLTINRLLPVWRVEFARDDNLRVYVDTQQGQLATLVDDTKAATGHWFRTLHSWHFWPHEPSRVWLMSAALLLITALGLMGFWLYLRWWRQGVFNHQHRWARSRRWHAHLSGVLALALTCFCTSGLFHLWASNPHPALGQALENDAPPFGITLPGGWLEAQWIASGQQQHWRVVSAPEQGLDPHTSAHKQTLESPQKSGHQHHNPKARPVMPVIQYVGAERMASAPDSNFTDTAQALARAQSRHWRGELAVKSTEYMAHFNRHYGFINKRLPVVAVRTQDDRGAQGPTYFIQPHTGTLAAVSNTTSALEGASFGYLHKWHHLDFLGRNLRDLLLALTVLGIFSAACLGLWRWRQKPRAQAANPTRAKASVVCE, encoded by the coding sequence ATGAAAGCATTTACCCAATGGTGCCTGCGCCATCATCAACGCCTAGGGCTTTGGGCCTGGCTGTTCATTGCCTGTTGGGCACTCAGCGGCCTTGCCCACCCTATTTTGAGCCGGATTAATCCAACGGCACAGGCTACCGGCACACTCCTACAGCCCCAAGCCGAACATCACATTGAACCTCAGGCCATAGCATCTGCACTGGGCCCATTTACGCACTTGCGGGTATTTAATCATCAACAGCGGCTCCTTTTGCAGCTGGATCACACCCGTTTTGCCGATGCCGCAACGCTCGCCCCACTTGCCAATTTCGAACAAAACTACGCCGTTGATTTAGCGCGGCATTTCGCCGGTGAGCCCGAGGCAACAGTGGCCGCCATTACAAAAATTTCGGCCTTTGATGACGACTATCTGACCATCAACCGGTTGTTGCCTGTGTGGCGGGTAGAATTTGCCCGCGACGATAACCTGCGCGTGTATGTAGATACCCAGCAAGGCCAACTGGCAACACTGGTAGATGACACCAAAGCCGCAACCGGCCACTGGTTTCGCACCCTTCATAGCTGGCACTTTTGGCCACATGAACCCAGCAGGGTTTGGCTAATGAGTGCAGCGCTCTTGCTGATCACTGCGCTTGGCTTGATGGGATTTTGGTTGTACTTACGCTGGTGGCGCCAGGGCGTTTTTAACCATCAACACCGCTGGGCGCGCAGCAGGCGCTGGCACGCCCACCTGAGCGGTGTGCTTGCTCTCGCGCTTACCTGCTTTTGCACAAGCGGGCTGTTTCACCTGTGGGCAAGTAACCCCCATCCAGCGCTGGGCCAGGCGCTTGAAAATGATGCACCCCCTTTCGGCATCACCCTACCGGGCGGCTGGCTGGAAGCCCAATGGATTGCGAGCGGGCAGCAACAGCATTGGCGAGTGGTGAGTGCGCCCGAGCAGGGCCTAGATCCCCACACATCGGCACACAAGCAAACGCTGGAGAGCCCTCAAAAAAGCGGCCACCAACACCACAACCCGAAAGCCCGGCCGGTAATGCCGGTTATTCAATATGTTGGCGCCGAGCGTATGGCCTCAGCGCCAGATTCAAACTTTACAGACACAGCACAGGCGCTCGCCCGGGCCCAGAGCCGCCATTGGCGCGGTGAATTAGCGGTAAAAAGTACAGAGTACATGGCACACTTTAATCGCCACTACGGCTTCATTAACAAACGTTTGCCCGTGGTGGCCGTGCGTACCCAAGATGACCGGGGCGCGCAAGGGCCTACCTATTTTATTCAACCCCACACCGGCACCTTGGCCGCCGTATCAAACACCACAAGCGCGCTGGAAGGCGCAAGCTTTGGCTATTTGCACAAATGGCACCACCTGGATTTCCTGGGCCGCAATCTTCGCGATTTGCTACTGGCGCTCACTGTGCTAGGCATCTTTAGCGCCGCCTGCCTGGGCCTGTGGCGCTGGCGGCAGAAACCCCGGGCGCAAGCCGCCAACCCAACCAGAGCAAAAGCCTCTGTTGTCTGCGAGTAG